In a single window of the Leptospira sanjuanensis genome:
- a CDS encoding sodium-dependent bicarbonate transport family permease yields the protein MDMHAILENVLNPPVLFFFLGMGVVFFKSDLVIPESLSKFFSMYLLFAIGFKGGHELSRTAFSQEHFFTLLACSIMAIAVPIYAYFVLKIKLDKHNAAALAGSFGSISAVTFVTAGAFLHNLGVEYGGFIVAGMALMESPAIVIAVVLDRLNKNKMNGGGAINWKALFHEALFGSSIYLLVGALIVGYVTGDSGWKAEKVFADDLFKGILTFFLLDMGISAARRFKELTHVGFFLIAAAIGLMIVNAALGVVLTKVIGMPVGDALMFVVLCASASYIAVPAAMKDMIPEANPSIYLTVALSIVFPINIVAGIPLYYYLVTLT from the coding sequence ATGGACATGCACGCTATATTAGAAAATGTGCTGAACCCGCCGGTGTTGTTTTTCTTCCTCGGTATGGGAGTGGTCTTTTTCAAATCTGATTTGGTAATCCCCGAATCCTTGTCTAAATTCTTCTCAATGTATCTCCTTTTTGCCATCGGCTTCAAGGGAGGACATGAGCTTTCCCGTACCGCGTTCAGCCAAGAGCATTTCTTTACTTTGCTCGCTTGTTCGATCATGGCGATTGCGGTTCCGATTTACGCGTATTTCGTTCTGAAGATTAAATTAGATAAACATAACGCCGCCGCTTTGGCGGGATCTTTCGGTTCGATCAGTGCGGTAACTTTCGTAACAGCGGGCGCGTTCTTGCACAATCTCGGCGTTGAATACGGCGGGTTTATCGTTGCAGGGATGGCTTTGATGGAATCCCCTGCGATCGTAATCGCAGTCGTCCTCGACCGTTTGAATAAAAATAAAATGAACGGTGGCGGAGCGATTAACTGGAAAGCACTGTTTCACGAAGCGCTGTTCGGTTCTTCCATTTATCTTCTTGTGGGAGCCTTAATCGTTGGTTATGTTACCGGGGATTCAGGTTGGAAGGCAGAAAAGGTTTTTGCAGATGATTTGTTCAAGGGAATTCTAACATTCTTCCTTTTGGACATGGGTATTTCAGCGGCACGCAGGTTTAAAGAACTCACTCACGTGGGATTCTTTTTGATAGCGGCTGCGATCGGCTTGATGATCGTAAACGCAGCTTTGGGTGTTGTTCTGACGAAAGTTATCGGAATGCCTGTGGGAGACGCGCTTATGTTCGTCGTTCTTTGTGCATCCGCCTCTTATATCGCGGTTCCTGCCGCTATGAAGGATATGATCCCGGAAGCGAACCCGAGCATTTATCTTACGGTTGCGCTTTCGATCGTATTCCCGATCAACATCGTCGCAGGAATTCCTCTTTATTATTACCTTGTGACTTTGACCTGA
- a CDS encoding helix-turn-helix domain-containing protein produces the protein MQTSSTLKPEFFAMILSVFFSFSSAFAHPESVLLNEDTSSKDISSLIEYRYRGQQFAGCSPEHIEGLEDLEWHPISGNVLRVKRTPFGNWLRFSVKNSENTLQSRILLLGWLNVPDTQLCFFDKSGKFISSSSGYSNSNPDEKILASLPHFRMDLGPNESRIFYLFIQSNEDINYRIRIMGLEEYELHKRMRSILPYSIIGVVGIAVLYSLFGYFRFKNKVFITFPLYTFSVLLTFYFLHGRTFAEIAGNTNNLFRHSYFLFLAISHVFLFLYLFTIDRANQKKVFRSVFFWIAGALGSLYALIPLFQSWYDHRILLLVATVGLSSYYFIRVHYQFLRTNSPIGLLYTASWTAFLLLDTYKTIFHFDFYPFNSFSVFGVVLFLPFHSILVSFSLNEFFNRKSAEESEEKESAQTRKSTTSSLNVSEIVLDIKNLLEKKKIYLQKSLKEENVAKELGLSLHQLSEIINVEFGNNFPSLINQYRIEESKKLLLDHPEETTAEIGGRAGFSSKSTFYMEFKKFTGTNPNAFRRKKIKNEAAFEKRI, from the coding sequence ATGCAAACGAGTTCAACGTTAAAACCCGAATTTTTTGCGATGATTCTCAGCGTGTTTTTTTCCTTTTCATCGGCTTTTGCCCACCCGGAATCCGTATTATTGAACGAGGATACTTCCTCTAAGGATATCAGCTCTCTTATTGAATATCGATACAGAGGACAACAATTTGCAGGATGTTCTCCCGAACATATCGAAGGACTCGAAGATTTGGAATGGCATCCTATCTCCGGGAACGTTCTCCGCGTAAAAAGGACACCGTTCGGAAATTGGCTTCGGTTTAGCGTAAAGAATTCGGAAAATACGCTTCAAAGCAGAATCCTTCTTTTAGGCTGGTTGAACGTCCCCGACACTCAGCTTTGTTTTTTTGATAAAAGCGGAAAGTTCATCTCTTCAAGCTCCGGATATTCCAACTCGAACCCGGACGAAAAAATTCTAGCTTCTTTACCTCATTTCAGAATGGATCTGGGACCGAACGAAAGCCGAATCTTTTATCTTTTCATTCAATCCAACGAAGATATCAATTACAGGATTCGGATTATGGGTTTGGAAGAATACGAACTTCACAAAAGAATGAGGTCGATTCTACCGTATTCGATCATTGGCGTCGTCGGAATCGCAGTTCTATACTCACTCTTCGGTTATTTCCGGTTTAAGAACAAAGTGTTTATTACGTTTCCTTTATATACCTTTTCCGTTCTTCTTACGTTCTATTTTCTTCACGGAAGAACCTTCGCGGAAATCGCGGGAAATACGAACAATCTATTCCGTCACAGTTATTTTTTATTTCTCGCGATATCGCACGTTTTTCTTTTCCTTTATCTTTTTACGATCGATCGGGCGAATCAGAAAAAAGTATTTCGCTCCGTGTTTTTTTGGATCGCCGGTGCGTTGGGTTCTTTGTACGCCTTGATACCGCTATTTCAATCCTGGTATGATCATAGAATTCTTCTTTTGGTCGCGACCGTCGGGCTTTCCAGTTATTATTTTATCCGAGTTCATTATCAATTCTTGCGCACGAATTCTCCGATCGGTTTGCTTTACACTGCTTCGTGGACCGCTTTCTTATTGTTGGATACGTACAAGACGATTTTCCATTTCGATTTTTATCCGTTTAATTCTTTCTCCGTTTTCGGAGTCGTTCTGTTTCTTCCGTTTCATTCGATCTTAGTCAGTTTTTCGCTGAATGAATTCTTCAATAGAAAATCGGCGGAGGAATCGGAGGAAAAAGAATCCGCTCAAACGAGAAAATCTACGACCTCTTCCTTGAATGTCAGCGAGATCGTTCTCGACATCAAAAACCTTCTCGAAAAGAAAAAGATTTATCTTCAGAAATCCTTAAAGGAAGAAAACGTTGCGAAAGAATTGGGTTTGAGCCTCCATCAGCTTTCCGAAATCATCAACGTCGAATTTGGAAATAATTTTCCATCGTTGATCAATCAATACCGCATCGAGGAATCCAAAAAACTCCTCTTGGATCATCCCGAGGAAACCACTGCAGAAATCGGCGGACGAGCGGGATTCAGCTCCAAGTCAACGTTCTATATGGAATTTAAAAAATTCACCGGAACCAATCCGAACGCTTTCCGCAGAAAGAAAATCAAAAACGAAGCCGCTTTCGAAAAACGCATCTAA
- a CDS encoding FecR family protein has protein sequence MRTKLLSFLILSSFILSLDLSCRFVSSLFIKDEPAPPSGIIVIFQSGEVIIERNGKKLKSKPGLILQVNDWIHTFSGSIDIQTAKGDVIRIKSYSKVALKNISDPNRRETNLYVQAGELLIKTNKLKTSDAFTISTPTTVAGVRGTAFSFELTNGKPPKVKVYEGAVAITFKIPKEILEDSKALDKELYKEFVTFLEKNEVVLENGEASYVKPDLDHMIQLVLTRIEKNEDIAKEFESLKKMENPNLEKKAFVETPQEKAELETLVQADQQLVEKALLEENPDPTQPKIASISSEIEKDQTSRLDLALEKIESDAEANELKDEKKIREYYNVLEIVVKSDGTKLSGAIVTQIGNRLILHMPSGVIRLNKDDIDYVDYQTFQIKTKSK, from the coding sequence ATGCGAACAAAACTTCTTTCCTTTTTAATTCTATCTTCCTTTATTTTAAGCCTAGATCTCTCCTGCCGTTTTGTTTCTTCGCTTTTCATCAAAGACGAACCCGCTCCTCCTTCCGGGATAATCGTAATTTTTCAAAGCGGCGAAGTCATCATCGAAAGAAACGGCAAAAAACTGAAATCAAAGCCCGGACTGATTCTGCAGGTGAACGATTGGATTCATACTTTTTCCGGATCGATCGACATACAAACCGCTAAAGGCGACGTGATTCGAATCAAATCCTACAGCAAAGTCGCATTAAAAAATATTTCCGATCCCAACCGCAGAGAAACCAATCTTTACGTTCAAGCGGGCGAATTGCTGATTAAAACAAACAAGCTCAAAACGAGCGACGCTTTTACGATTTCCACCCCGACGACGGTCGCGGGAGTTCGAGGAACCGCTTTTTCATTCGAACTGACGAACGGCAAACCTCCGAAAGTGAAAGTATACGAAGGTGCGGTCGCAATCACATTCAAAATTCCTAAAGAGATTCTCGAAGACAGTAAAGCGCTGGATAAGGAGCTTTATAAGGAATTCGTAACCTTCCTGGAAAAAAACGAAGTCGTTTTGGAGAACGGAGAGGCCTCTTACGTGAAGCCGGATTTGGATCACATGATTCAACTCGTTCTGACAAGAATCGAAAAGAACGAAGATATCGCAAAAGAATTCGAATCGCTGAAAAAAATGGAAAATCCGAATCTCGAAAAGAAGGCTTTCGTCGAGACCCCGCAGGAAAAAGCGGAATTGGAAACGCTCGTCCAAGCCGATCAGCAGCTCGTAGAAAAGGCCCTCTTAGAAGAAAATCCCGATCCGACTCAACCGAAGATCGCTTCGATTTCTTCGGAGATAGAAAAGGATCAGACATCCAGACTGGATCTGGCGTTGGAAAAAATCGAATCCGACGCGGAAGCGAACGAACTTAAGGATGAGAAAAAAATCCGAGAGTATTACAACGTTCTTGAGATTGTAGTCAAATCTGACGGAACAAAACTTTCCGGTGCGATCGTAACCCAAATCGGAAATCGTCTGATTCTTCATATGCCCTCCGGCGTTATTCGTTTGAACAAGGACGATATCGACTACGTAGACTATCAAACATTTCAGATTAAAACGAAATCGAAGTAA